Proteins found in one Triticum aestivum cultivar Chinese Spring chromosome 4D, IWGSC CS RefSeq v2.1, whole genome shotgun sequence genomic segment:
- the LOC123097756 gene encoding serine/threonine-protein kinase STY8 encodes MAAALECWSGRPSTDEESMVEQVLMKPHARSDGSLPTCADSAGAGDPISGPAAPKKWQRLGRNFAGAIAAFKNTLNLDNGGVPRDPSPRAGGDKPPLLLRGLAQLYSRGAAAQQLPEKLVSDLRRHFDALPNSYAQAGFDMKDVLLHARLVEQAAGDDQPALSIEEVHGSNGRESGAEGTVFQLTFACNAPLSWQSMSGSLDSPLFSCKKIQIFEKRGLTLGAVLIIVQSGSEELFKSRVEAALKSATKKHRKNSGGGGGGVKLPFGLCGCQEEGSRNFDEESMFDPEDGQVLDNEPARRPYLPTPLPQSSVFVSVDEWQTVRSGGEELGRWIVSSEEIEFVDWVGQNSFRGVHRGRKVWVNKMRGCNMGSAYDVEIRQDLLQLMSCGQKNILQFHGICFNESHGLCIVTRMMEGGSVHDIIMQRNKRLSLRDTMRIALDVADGLAFMNGYGIAYRDLNARRILLDRQGNACLGDMGIVTPCNNAGEVTEYETSGYRWLAPEIIAGDPESVSETCMSNVYSYGMVLWEMVTGEEAYSTYSPVQAAVGIAACGLRPEIPRDCPPFLRSLMSRCWDNCPLKRPQFSEIISTLQKQSMR; translated from the exons ATGGCGGCCGCGCTGGAGTGCTGGTCGGGCCGGCCGAGCACCGACGAGGAGTCCATGGTGGAGCAGGTTCTCATGAAGCCCCACGCTCGCTCGGACGGCTCGCTCCCCACCTGCGCCGACTCGGCCGGCGCGGGCGACCCGATTTCGGGCCCGGCGGCGCCCAAGAAGTGGCAGCGCCTGGGCCGCAACTTCGCCGGCGCCATCGCGGCATTCAAGAACACGCTGAACCTGGACAACGGCGGCGTCCCCCGCGACCCCTCGCCGCGCGCCGGCGGCGATAAGCCGCCGCTCCTCCTCCGCGGCCTCGCGCAGCTCTACTCCCGCGGCGCCGCCGCCCAGCAGCTGCCGGAGAAGCTCGTTTCTGACCTCCGCCGCCACTTCGATGCTCTTCCCAACAG CTACGCGCAGGCAGGATTTGACATGAAAGATGTCCTCTTGCACGCCCGCCTTGTAGAGCAGGCGGCCGGTGACGATCAGCCTGCACTGAGCATCGAGGAAGTTCATGGCAGCAATGGCAGAGAAAGTGGTGCCGAGGGCACTGTATTTCAGCTCACTTTTGCCTGCAATGCCCCACTTTCATGGCAGTCAATGTCAGGCTCACTCGACAGCCCATTGTTCAGTTGCAAGAAGATCCAGATCTTCGAGAAGAGAGGATTGACACTTGGTGCTGTCCTGATAATTGTGCAATCCGGGAGCGAGGAGCTCTTCAAGAGCCGTGTCGAGGCTGCCCTAAAATCGGCAACAAAGAAGCATCGGAAGAacagtggcggcggtggcggcggtgtgaAGCTCCCCTTCGGGCTCTGCGGCTGCCAGGAAGAAGGATCACGCAACTTCGACGAGGAGTCCATGTTTGATCCCGAGGATGGTCAGGTTCTTGACAATGAGCCTGCACGCAGACCATACCTTCCCACTCCCCTACCACAGTCATCAGTGTTTGTTTCAGTAGATGAGTGGCAGACCGTCCGATCCGGGGGCGAGGAGCTTGGCCGCTGGATTGTGAGCTCCGAGGAGATCGAATTCGTCGACTGGGTTGGCCAAAACTCGTTCAGGGGAGTCCATAGAGGAAGGAAGGTTTGGGTTAACAAAATGAGGGGTTGTAACATGGGCAGTGCTTACGATGTCGAGATCCGTCAGGACTTGCTGCAGCTGATGAGCTGTGGCCAGAAGAACATCCTCCAGTTCCATGGCATCTGCTTCAATGAGAGCCATGGCCTCTGCATAGTGACCAGGATGATGGAAGGAGGCTCAGTTCATGACATCATTATGCAGAGAAACAAGAGATTGTCGCTCCGGGACACGATGAGGATTGCTCTTGATGTCGCCGACGGCTTGGCGTTCATGAACGGCTACGGCATTGCCTACCGTGATCTTAACGCACGAAGGATCCTACTAGACAGACAGGGAAATGCCTGCCTTGGGGATATGGGCATTGTTACCCCTTGTAATAATGCTGGCGAGGTTACTGAGTACGAGACATCTGGGTATCGCTGGCTAGCTCCGGAG ATCATTGCTGGAGATCCAGAAAGCGTATCGGAGACCTGCATGAGCAACGTCTACAGCTACGGGATGGTTCTCTGGGAGATGGTGACCGGCGAGGAGGCCTACTCGACGTACTCGCCGGTGCAGGCGGCGGTGGGGATCGCGGCGTGCGGGCTGAGGCCGGAGATACCGAGGGACTGCCCGCCTTTCCTGAGGTCGCTGATGAGCCGGTGCTGGGACAATTGCCCTCTGAAGCGCCCTCAGTTCTCGGAGATCATATCCACCCTGCAAAAGCAGAGCATGAGAtag